One window from the genome of Grus americana isolate bGruAme1 chromosome 2, bGruAme1.mat, whole genome shotgun sequence encodes:
- the LOC129202340 gene encoding LOW QUALITY PROTEIN: uncharacterized protein LOC129202340 (The sequence of the model RefSeq protein was modified relative to this genomic sequence to represent the inferred CDS: substituted 1 base at 1 genomic stop codon) — protein MGNSQNKDILSKSPLGCILTRWRDIVGTGGTENKKTLIKYCNQWWPLYKLEDGARWPLNGTIDYNTMLQLMLFLRREGKWDEVSYADMFFTLRNHPEWQRDCGMVPPQDPMVLALERENNKGLKGKLRRCCSACSIGQRCTRKNKIHLASEQDLTDLFKPPPRPQEQDVDSEGASTPPGSPVSSRIRKKSAPTVLQAPLREAVGPDGGTMLIKVPFSTTDLEAWKRVAKDYRNDPVNVTKHFQFIIKQHNPDWNDIQLLLEYMTETEKQLILKTAGNLAEDHYKITGGDVKEYLPLQDPKWDANRSTHMERLKAYQGWILKGVERAIPKTINWSALYAIKQGPSESPSEFLDRLRDVMRRNTPLDPGSEVGTQQLVSLFLGQSTGDIRRKLQKLRPTEGRNLEVLLDEAWRVFSNREEDYKRGQRRVVAVVREEEERKPRRGPPRLGRDQCALCKRFGHWKDDCPEKRKNKEKGRNSQKERIMAHLREDXRGPGESTLADPLVIMKLGKKQKKVEFLVDTGATYSVLNQALRPLGNDYIMVKGATGQSEKVYFCEPLRYKLGKQWGIHRFLYMPNSPRALLGRDLLEQLGAIIKFEKGEITLEVNDQQYIQIMSLSLTNVPIEGKISEEIANQVYPGVWATDVPGKAKNATPVEVKLKEGRQPVRIKQYPLRKEDREGIRPVIEKFLQLGLLRECESDFNTPILPVRKPDGSYRVVQDLRAINKITEDLYPVVANPYTLLTVLTPELTWFTVLDLKDAFFCLPLHKSSQKIFAFEWENPKRGRKTQLTWTVLPQGFKNSPTIFGNQLAKDLESWEAPPEEGKLLQYVDDILIATKTEDACMTWTVSLLNFLGLQGYRVSKKKAQVMQRKVIYLGYEISAGQRTLGQTRKETICQTPRPQTVKELRTFLGMTGWCRLWIYNYGLLVKPLYALTTTEQKHLKWNKETIQAFKLLKKALMSAPALGLPDVSKPFFLFSHEKQGIALGILAQDLGPYRRAVAYFSKQLDATAKGWPGCLRAVAAVVLNIQEARKFTLGQKMTVLVSHTVSVVLEAKGGHWLSPQRFLKYQAIMVEQDDVEIIVTNIVNPASFLSGNTGEPVHHDCLETIETTYSSRSDLRDSPMENTENWFTDGSSYVLSGKRHAGYAITTSQEIIESGPLPMSTSAQKAEIIALTRALELAQGKAVNIYTDSKYAFGVVHAHGAIWKERGLLNSQGKNIKHAEEIMKLLEAVQLPEKVAIMHIKAHQKVNSELERGNELADREAKQAAKGWPEAFPTRTAKARESLTEKTLEPQWEGPFQVLLTSFTAIKIKEQNAWIHHSRVKKAPKSPWRVTQVQQGKLTLSRR, from the exons atggGTAACTCTCAGAACAAGGATATCTTAAGTAAAAGCCCCCTCGGTTGCAtattgacacgctggagggataTTGTTGGAACTGGGGGTACAGAGAATAAGAAGACCCTCATTAAATATTGCAATCAATGGTGGCCGCTTTATAAGCtggaagatggagccaggtgGCCACTTAATGGAACAATTGATTACAACACTATGTTGCAATTAATGCTGTTtttgaggagagaaggaaaatgggatgaagtgtCATATGCAGATATGTTTTTCACCCTCCGAAACCATCCGGAGTGGCAAAGGGACTGTGGAATGGTGCCGCCACAGGACCCTATGGTACTTGCCCTAGAGCGGGAAAATAACAAAGGACTTAAAGGTAAACTGAGGCGGTGTTGCTCGGCATGTAGTATTGGGCAAAGATgtactaggaaaaataaaatacacctgGCATCAGAACAAGATTTAACTGATTTGTTTAAGCCTCCCCCTCGACCACAGGAACAGGATGTGGACTCGGAAGGAGCCTCCACTCCCCCGGGAAGCCCTGTATCCTCCCGTATCAGGAAAAAGTCTGCCCCAACAGTCTTACAAGCACCTCTCCGAGAAGCAGTAGGGCCTGACGGTGGGACGATGTTAATTAAGGTACCTTTCTCCACCACTGATTTGGAAGCATGGAAAAGGGTTGCTAAGGATTACAGGAATGATCCGGTAAATGTAACTAAACATTTCCAGTTTATTATAAAACAACACAACCCCGACTGGAATGACATACAATTATTATTAGAATATATGACTGAAAcggaaaagcaattaattttaaaaactgcagggAATTTGGCTGAGGATCATTATAAAATTACGGGAGGAGATGTTAAAGAATATCTCCCCCTTCAAGATCCAAAATGGGATGCAAACAGATCCACGcatatggaaagactgaaggcaTACCAGGGATGGATTTTAAAAGGAGTGGAGAGGGCCATTCCCAAAACTATAAACTGGTCGGCATTATATGCAATCAAACAAGGTCCTTCCGAGTCACCATCCGAATTCTTGGATCGACTAAGGGACGTAATGCGCCGCAACACACCGCTGGATCCTGGGTCAGAGGTAGGAACGCAACAActagtttctttgtttttgggCCAGTCTACAGGAGATATTAGGCGCAAACTCCAAAAGCTGCGTCCCACAGAAGGAAGGAACCTGGAAGTATTGCTGGATGAAGCGTGGAGGGTGTTCAGTAATAGAGAGGAAGATTACAAACGGGGACAAAGAAGGGTGGTGGCGGTCgtcagggaggaggaggaaagaaaacccagacGAGGACCGCCTCGATTAGGCAGAGATCAATGTGCGTTATGCAAAAGATTTGGACACTGGAAAGATGATTGTCCGGAAAAGCGGAAAAATAAGGAGAAGGGGCGGAAtagtcagaaagaaagaataatggCTCATTTGAGGGAAGACTGACGGGGACCTGGGGAATCCACCCTAGCGGATCCACTGGTTATAATGAAGCtagggaaaaagcagaagaaggtAGAATTTCTGGTGGACACAGGGGCGACGTATTCGGTCTTGAACCAAGCTTTGAGGCCCCTGGGAAATGACTATATCATGGTGAAAGGGGCAACTGGCCAAAGTGAAAAGGTATATTTTTGTGAACCTCTGAGATATAAATTGGGAAAacaatggggcatccacagatTTCTGTACATGCCCAACTCCCCGAGAGCACTGTTGGGGAGAGATTTATTGGAACAATTAGGTGCgataattaaatttgaaaagggAGAGATTACTCTGGAGGTGAATGACCAACAGTATATCCAAATAATGAGCTTATCCCTAACTAATGTTCCTATAGAGGGAAAAATCAGCGAAGAAATTGCGAACCAGGTATACCCCGGGGTTTGGGCCACTGATGTGCCcggaaaagcaaaaaatgctaCACCTGTGGAGGTCAAACTCAAAGAAGGACGACAGCCAGTAAGAATCAAGCAGTACCCCCTGAGGAAGGAAGACAGGGAGGGAATTCGACCAGTAATAGAAAAATTTTTACAACTAGGATTATTAAGGGAATGTGAATCCGATTTTAACACTCCCATATTACCTGTCCGTAAACCCGATGGGTCGTACCGGGTGGTTCAGGACCTACGggctataaataaaataactgaagacCTCTACCCGGTAGTGGCAAATCCATATACCTTGCTGACTGTATTGACACCTGAACTAACCTGGTTTACTGTTTTAGACCtgaaggatgccttcttttgcctCCCTCTCCATAAATCCagccagaaaatatttgcatttgaatggGAAAATCCTAAAAGAGGGCGTAAAACTCAGCTTACTTGGACGGTGTTACCACAGGGGTTCAAAAACAGTCCTACTATATTTGGTAACCAACTCGCAAAAGATCTTGAGTCCTGGGAAGCCCCGCCTGAGGAAGGGAAACTGTTACAATATGTGGACGATATCCTGATTGCAACCAAAACAGAGGACGCTTGTATGACCTGGACGGTTAGTCTGCTAAATTTTTTAGGGCTCCAGGGATATCGGGTATCCAAGAAGAAGGCCCAAGTGATGCAGCGTAAGGTGATTTATCTGGGCTATGAAATCAGTGCTGGACAAAGAACTTTGGGACAGACCCGGAAAGAGACAATATGTCAAACTCCGAGACCACAAACAGTGAAAGAGTTACGAACCTTCCTGGGGATGACTGGGTGGTGCCGACTATGGATCTATAACTATGGACTGCTTGTTAAACCTCTGTATGCACTGACAACCACTGAACAAAAACACCTTAAATGGAATAAAGAGACCATACAGGCCTTCAAGTTGCTAAAAAAGGCCCTCATGTCGGCCCCAGCCTTGGGACTCCCAGATGTGAGTAAAccgtttttccttttttcccatgaGAAGCAGGGGATTGCCCTAGGAATACTAGCACAAGATCTGGGCCCGTATCGACGAGCAGTTGCCTACTTTTCTAAACAATTGGATGCAACTGCAAAAGGTTGGCCTGGATGCCTGCGAGCAGTCGCGGCTGTAGTACTAAACATCCAGGAAGCCCGAAAATTCACCCTGGGCCAGAAAATGACTGTGTTGGTGTCCCATACAGTATCTGTAGTACTGGAAGCGAAAGGTGGACACTGGCTTTCCCCACAAAGATTCTTGAAATACCAGGCTATAATGGTAGAACAGGATGATGTGGAGATCATAGTCACTAACATTGTCAATCCAGCCTCTTTCCTCAGTGGAAACACAGGGGAACCAGTGCATCATGACTGCCTGGAGACCATCGAAACAACATATTCCAGCCGTTCAGACCTGAGAGACAGTCCTATGGAGAACACGGAAAACTGGTTCACGGATGGAAGCAGCTACGTCCTAAGTGGTAAAAGACATGCCGGATATGCCATTACCACCAGTCAAGAAATCATAGAGTCAGGGCCTTTACCCATGAGTACCTCTGCACAGAAGGCGGAAATAATTGCTCTGACCCGTGCCTTGGAATTGGCCCAAGGCAAAGCTGTAAATATCTATACAGActcaaaatatgcctttggaGTCGTACATGCGCATGGAGCAATCTGGAAGGAGAGGGGATTATTGAACTCACAGGGCAAAAATATCAAGCACGCAGAAGAGATCATGAAACTGTTGGAGGCAGTCCAACTCCCTGAGAAAGTGGCGATCATGCACATTAAGGCACATCAGAAAGTGAACTCAGAAttggaaagaggaaatgagCTGGCGGACAGAGAGGCAAAACAAGCAGCTAAAG GTTGGCCAGAGGCATTTCCTACCAGGACGGCCAAGGCTCGGGAG TCTCTTACAGAAAAGACCCTGGAACCACAATGGGAAGGACCGTTCCAGGTACTCCTCACATCCTTCACAGCAATAAAGATTAAGGAACAGAATGCCTGGATTCACCACTCCCGTGTGAAGAAGGCACCTAAATCTCCATGGAGAGTCACGCAAGTACAGCAAGGAAAGCTTACCTTGTCACGACGCTGA